A DNA window from Nitrospira sp. contains the following coding sequences:
- a CDS encoding hypothetical protein (Evidence 5 : Unknown function; MaGe:77309831), which yields MRPYVHYWIKACNACWRHFNNGSYRYDRKLNQYSVIPNIIYSAATNYISTSISDCPAKLHLCYHSS from the coding sequence TTGAGGCCTTATGTGCATTACTGGATCAAGGCCTGCAATGCTTGCTGGAGACATTTCAATAATGGCTCTTACCGCTACGATAGGAAGCTCAACCAATACAGCGTGATACCCAATATCATCTATTCTGCAGCGACTAATTATATTTCCACTAGCATCAGCGATTGCCCTGCTAAGCTCCACCTCTGCTACCATTCCTCGTGA